In Calliopsis andreniformis isolate RMS-2024a chromosome 6, iyCalAndr_principal, whole genome shotgun sequence, the genomic window AACAGGATGAAGATTTTGAAAGAACAAGTGGCTCACTGACATCTTCTGTTGCACGTGTTTTACGCTTATCTAAAGGAAGCCACAAttactatattttatatttatttgtattctCCATAGTTGTCTTCTTTGTACTATGGATAGCACTAAAATTTTTTTAACTAAAGAAGTTTGAGGTCATAGGACTGTTTGGAGGGAGTCTTCATTCCTAAATTATTtcattatatacatatacttgTAATCATTCTTAAATACGGTTTCGGTGTTCATATATAAAGAACaacgatattttaaatttatttatacaaattGTACAGTTAACAATTTCACTGAATTCTGTGTATCATATCTTAAAAACACATGTTCCATCTAAatgtacataaattaatgtaactGTACAAATCATGCAAAAGCTACTAAAGAAGCTATTAAAACTATACGTGTacagatatataaatatattttaattaataaaaataattgaaattttcGGTACTACTATCATTGTGATGTTTAAAAGTTGGCGGCATTGCAAGTACGCATTAACCTAGTCTAACCCAAGAGCAAGTATCATCACACGTGAGAAATCGCATATGCAACTTAGAGAAAACAGTTTTAAACACTGATTAAATCAAAAAGTGTGCGAAAATGAAGCTTAAAAATTTAAGGGTGAATCCCTTGAGGCGGAGAGCAGAAGACGATGACGAAGCTGGACCAAGTACTTCGGAAGACAAAAAGCCAAAGGTTATCTTGCCATCTGACAGCAATTTTAatcacataaaatgcaaagctgTACGATATAAAAAATGTCAGAAGTTAATGAAAGAAAAAGCGAAAGCAAAGAAAGAGGCAAAGAAAAGGAGAATTCAAGAAGATGGTCCGAAGCAAGTGCCACATACTCTCGAAAGTTTGAGAGAGAAGGACGAGACCACAGTCACTGGTGATCTGGATGACGAGGAAAATGCAGAACTCAAAGTGGACTTTGAAAACGATGAATTCGCTTCATATTATAAGCACTCTTATGAACCTAAAGTCTTGATTTCTTATGCTGATAATCCAACAAGAAAAACTAGAATTTTTGGTAGAGAGATGACAAGGATAATACCAAACTCCATTTCTTTGTACAGAAACCGGTCCAGTGTAAAGAAAATGGTAAAAAGTGCTATTGAGAGGAATTACACTGATATCATTGTAATTAATGAAGATCAGTGCAAGCCTAGTATCCTTTTTTATAAATGACAACAGGTTATTCACATAAATATGTTAATCATTTTTAATTATTGTCTTCCTTAATGAGTTTCTTAGATGGTATGTTAATTATTCATCTACCTGATGGACCAACAGCATACTTCAAACTTAGTAATGTTAAAATAACACCAGAGTTGAAACGTAGTCATAAAGAAATTTCAGAACATAGGCCAGAAgttatattaaataattttactaCTCGTTTGGGTTACACAGTTGGTAGAATGCTAGGAGCTCTGTTTCATTATGAACCTGAGTTTAAAGGAAGGAGGGTGG contains:
- the LOC143180941 gene encoding putative ribosome production factor 1, whose amino-acid sequence is MKLKNLRVNPLRRRAEDDDEAGPSTSEDKKPKVILPSDSNFNHIKCKAVRYKKCQKLMKEKAKAKKEAKKRRIQEDGPKQVPHTLESLREKDETTVTGDLDDEENAELKVDFENDEFASYYKHSYEPKVLISYADNPTRKTRIFGREMTRIIPNSISLYRNRSSVKKMVKSAIERNYTDIIVINEDQCKPNGMLIIHLPDGPTAYFKLSNVKITPELKRSHKEISEHRPEVILNNFTTRLGYTVGRMLGALFHYEPEFKGRRVVTFHNQRDYIFFRHHRYQFDLKRGKPRLRELGPRFTLKLKYVQHGTFDAKHGEYEWLIQGRRHDMETSRRKFFL